From Pseudomonas sp. B21-028, one genomic window encodes:
- the queD gene encoding 6-carboxytetrahydropterin synthase QueD produces MEIFKEFTFESAHRLPHVPDGHKCGRLHGHSFKVAIHLSGDIDPHTGWIRDFSEIKAIFKPLYERLDHNYLNDIPGLENPTSEVLAKWIWNELKPLLPELSAIRIHETCTSGCIYRGE; encoded by the coding sequence GTGGAAATCTTCAAAGAATTCACCTTCGAATCCGCCCACCGCCTGCCCCACGTACCGGACGGCCACAAGTGCGGCCGTCTGCACGGCCACTCGTTCAAGGTGGCGATTCACCTGAGCGGTGACATCGACCCGCACACCGGCTGGATTCGTGACTTCTCGGAAATCAAGGCGATCTTCAAGCCGCTCTACGAGCGCCTGGACCACAACTACCTCAACGACATCCCTGGCCTGGAAAACCCCACCAGCGAAGTCCTCGCCAAGTGGATCTGGAACGAGCTCAAGCCGTTGCTGCCGGAACTCAGCGCCATTCGCATCCATGAGACGTGCACCAGCGGCTGCATCTATCGCGGCGAGTAA